In Pseudoalteromonas sp. '520P1 No. 423', the sequence GTGCTCCGGACCATAGTTTGCAGAGACTTCAAAAGCCTGCTCAATTGAATTAACTAAAATAAAAGCCGAGTTTTCAAGTGCAGCCAGTGCTGTTTCAGCTCTGGAAAGTATTTTGATTTGCTGGCTTAATGCAACTTTAGTTTGTTCAATTATTTGTTCACAATTTGATACTAAAATAACCTGAGAGTCAGCACCGTGTTCTGCTTGAGATAACAAATCAGCAGCAATAAAGTCAGGATTAGCTCTTTGATCTGCAATAACCAATACTTCAGAAGGGCCTGCAGGCATATCAATCGCTAATCCTGGTACTTGTTGTGATACCAGTTGTTTTGCCATCGTGACAAATGCATTTCCTGGTCCAAAAATCTTATTTACTTTAGGAATACTTCGGGTACCAAATGCCATAGCTGCAATTGCACCGGCACCACCTGATTTTAAAATGGTTTTAATACCACATAATTTAGCTGCATATAAAATTGCAGGATTTAATTTATCTTCATTTTTTACCGGTGTTGCCAATACGACTGTTTTTGCACCACTTAATTGGGCCAGTACACCTTGCATTAATACAGATGAAGGTAATGGTGCACTGCCACCGGGTACATAAATACCAACAGATTCGATTGCTTGATACTTAAGCTCACATAAAACACCTGGGATAGTCTCTAACATGACATCTTTAGGTTGCTGTATTGTGTGAAAAGCTAAAATATTTTTATATGCGCTTTCAATAGCTTGTTTTAACTCGATTGATATCAAAGATTCTGACTGTTCAATATCATCAGCAGATACTAATAAATCAAGCTCTGATACATTATCAAACTTTTGTGCCAATTTAATAAGTGCTTCATCGCCTTGTTGCTTTACTTGATCTAAAATCGCTTGTGTCGTCGATTTAATATCAGTGCTTATGGCAATAGCAGGGCGCTGTAAAATTGATTCCTGCGAAGTACTTGTTTCCTCATTCCACTTAAACACGTGCTTACTCCATCATCTTTTCAATAGGCATCACTAATATAGAGCTAGCACCTAATGCTTTTAAAGATTCCATGGTTTCCCAGAATAGTGTTTCTTGACTCACCATGTGCAAGGCAACAAGCTCATCAGAACCCGCAAGGGATAGCATGGTTGGCTGACCTGTACCTGGTAATAAATCACATATTTCTTTTAGACGAGTCTTTGGTGCGTGCAACATAATATATTTGCTTTCTTTAGCTTGTTTAACGGCTTTTAATCGAGGTAATAACTTTTCAATTAAGGCTGTTTTTTTAGGGCAATCTAATGCTGGGTTTTGGATTAAACAGGCATATGACTCCATAATCGTTTCACCTTGTCTTAATCCGTTTGCTTCTAGCGTTGCACCAGTAGATACAAGATCACAAATTGCATCAGCAAGACCAGCACGAGGAGCAACTTCAACTGAGCCAGATAAATTTACTAAACTGGCGTTGATGTTTTCTCTTTTTAGATATTGGCTTAAAATTGCGGGGTAAGTTGTGGCAATTTTTTTATTTTGGAACCAGTTAGTATCAACTTCTCCGAGCTCTTGTGGCCAAGCAAGTGCTAAGCGGCAATAGCCAAAATCAAGTTGAGCTAGTTTCTTTGTTTGAAATGGTAAAGACTGCTGTTCACGCTCAGCTTGCATTTCAACTAATTCATTTTCACCTACGATGCCTAAGTCACATACGCCATCCATTACTAAACCTGGGATATCGTTGTGGCGAACACGTAAAATATCAATAGGCATATTAGTTGAGTGCGCAATTAACTTTTGCTCTCTGAGATTTAGTTTAATACCGAGTTGTTTAAATAAGTTTTGGCAGTCAGTTGAAAGTCTGCCTGATTTTTGAATTGCAATGCGTAAACGTGTTGTATCTGTCATTCTCATTTCCCGTTAATTTTTAGTCTTTGTTAAGCTATTTGTAAAAAATTTTGGGGCTTAAAACTAAAAACCCCGAGGAGACCTCGGGGCGAAAATGAATGTTTGATTTTTATTCGCCACGGGTTCCTTTTAGGAATACCCTTCCAGCGAAAACCTGAAAGGCTATTCGTTCATATGATGATGGTGAATAATGTTCAGGTTTATTAAAAGCATAATTTTTCCAATTTAATTTAGGTTAAGGATAATATTGAATAAATACTTCCTTTTTAAAGTGTTTATATAGAAACATGGAATGTAATTGTATACAAGTGTTTTTTTATGACATTTAAAGAATATGTTATTCCAGCCGATAATAAGGTTATATAAAATGTAATTATTGAGGCGTATATGGATAATTTACTGCCGTTTTTACCTAGGATTGCACATATTGAACCGTTAAATAAACGTTTAATTTATGTTGCAGGTATTAAAGACGCAAAAATAAAGTTTCTTAATGATCAAAATAAAGCCGTGAATGCTTATGATTCGGATCTTGTGGAAGATAAACAAGAAGTGGAAGAGTCGAATAAGGGGGAAACGGGTAATAAACTTGATACTTGGGTATAAGTAAATTTACCATAAAAGAGCTGCAACGTGATTTAATTATCTAAATTAATCATTTTTATCTGATATTGAACAGAAAAAATGTAAAATATGACTTCAAATCAATTTGGATAATTTCATGTTAAAAAAACTTAGTAAGGTATCATCATTTTTTGCTAAAGATGGTCCTTTATCATCCAAAGTTGATGGTTATAAGCCCCGAGATGCACAAATAGAAATGGCCTGTGCTATCGAAAGTACACTCAAAGATAAATCTCAGCTAGTAATTGAAGCAGGGACGGGTATAGGTAAAACATTTGCTTATCTAGTACCTGCGTTAATGCATGAAAATCCACAATCAATTACAAAAATCATTATATCTACTGGTACTAAAGCCTTACAAGAACAGCTCTATCATAGAGACTTGCCTAATGTATTATCTGCATTAAAAGTTGGTAAAAAAACAGCTTTATTAAAAGGTAGGGCGAATTATTTATGCCCAATGAGGCTAAATCAGCATATTTCTCATGTGCCAACAGATGATCTTGATGTACTACATCAACTTGCCATGGTTGCAAAATTTGCGAGTGATACACAATCAGGTGATATGGCAGATTGTATTGGCATAGAAGAAGGGGCAAAAGTGCTGCCTTATGTCACTTCAACATCTGATAACTGTCTAGGGCAAACATGTCCTGATTATGAAGATTGTTATATTAAAAAAGCACGTATGAAAGCGATGGAAGCCGATGTAATTGTTGTTAATCATCATTTGTTTTTTGCTGATATGTCGGTTAAAGACAGTGGGTTTGCAGAGTTAATGCCGCAAGCAGATGGTTATATTTTTGATGAAGCACATCAGTTATCAGAAATTGCCAGTAATTACTTTGGTCAAAGTGTCAGTACTCGTGCTTTGTTAGCACTTATAAAAGATTTACGTTTAATATACCGTTCTGAATTATTTGATATGATCCAATTAGGTAAAGCGATTGATAAGTTAGAGTCAAGTTTAAAAGACTTTAGGCTTGAATTTCCGATTGGTTCTGGCAGAGGTGATTGGTGCCAGATATTAAAACATTCAGGCGTTAAATTTGCCGCAGAACGCATTATTAATGATATTACTTTCTTATATCAAGTGATCAAACTTGCGCTTGAAAGAAGCACAAAAATAGAACATTGTTTTGAGCGCTGCATTGCATTTAAAGCGTTATTGGAGCTGATGTTTGATACCAGTGATAAAGGCCTGAGTTATTGGTTTGAAACAACCCGAATGCATGTCAGTATTAATATTACTCCGCTTGATGTTGCTGAAAAGTTCAATGCTTTAATGAATAAATTAGATTCGTCATGGATTTTTACATCAGCGACTTTATCTGTAGATGAGTCATTATCACACTTTAACGCCTCTTTAGGTTTACAACCCAAGCAAAGTTTAATTGTACAAAGCCCTTTTGATTATCAAAAACAAGCACTGCTTTGTTTACCGAGATATTTACCTGAAGTGAACTCGCAGGATATGGCACATGCTTTAGTAAAGGTTTCAAAACAATTAATTGAAGCTGCAAAAGGGCGTTGTTTTATTTTGTTTACTAGCTATAGAATGATGGAATTAGTGGCACAAGGTATTGCATCTACAGTGCCATATCCTATTTTAGTTCAAGGCCAAACGTCAAAACGCATTTTGCTTGAAAAATTTGTACATCATGGCAATTCTGTTTTGCTAGGTACAGCTTCTTTTTGGGAAGGGGTTGATGTTAGAGGTAGTACGCTAAGTTGTGTTATTATTGATAAGCTGCCGTTTATCGCGCCAGATGATCCTTTGTTACAAGCCAAAATGAAAGCATGTAAACTGGTAGGGCAAGACCCTTTTGCAAAAATTCAGATACCTCAAGCTGTGATCACATTAAAGCAAGGTGTGGGCAGGTTAATTAGAGACCATACTGATAAAGGCGTATTAGTTATTTGTGATAATAGATTGGTAACTAAGCATTATGGAGAGACTTTTCTTGCTAGTTTACCTAAAATGACACGTACAAGAGATTTAAATAAAGCAGCTGAGTTTTTAGCTCAGATCCCAAATTAGAATGTTATTTATACAGAATTAAGATTAAAGTGAGAATAAATTAATGAGTTTAAAAATACTCGCTCTAGATGCGGCAACTGAATCACTTTCAGCTGCAATATCAGCAGATAGTAATAATGTGAGCGTGAGCCATTTTGAAGTATGCCCGCAAGAACACAGTCAAAAAATATTACCATTGGTTGAGTCTTTACTAACAGAAGATAATATAAAACTAAAAGATCTGGATGTCATTGCTTTTGGCCGTGGACCAGGTAGTTTTACGGGTGTTAGGATCAGTGTTGCCATTACACAAGGCTTAGCATTTTCAGCAAATATCCCTGTTATTGGCATTTCAACATTACAAACTATGGCGCAACAAGCAATTGATGAAATGGGTGCTAAAAATGTATATGCAGCAATAGATGCTCGTATGTCTGAGGTTTATTTTGCACATTACCGTACAGACGAAGATGGCATAGCGACACTAATAGATAAAGAAATTGTTATTAAGCCCGAGCTATTAACATTAGATAGTGAAGAGGCTGTTGCGGTAGGCACTGGCTTTGAAACTTATTCAAGTTTACATCAAGCTGATAATATAAAATTTTTAACTGATATCATTTTACCTAATGCGAAGTATATGTTGAAAATTGCAACCCAGTTACATGGTAAAGGTGAATGTGTCAGTGCATCACAAGCACAACCTATGTATGTGCGTGATACGGTAACTTGGCAAAAATTGCCAGGGAAAGAGTAGTTTTTCCAACTTATTACAGTTTGGATTTATACTAAAATCATTAAAAATTAGGTTTAAATGTCTATCATAAATGGGTTCAGTACTGGGTTGGATGGTTTAGTATCCGCTAAGCCACTAAGCGTAAAACTAGAGAGTAACGCGGCTAAAAATCAAACTGAGCAAACATTGTTTGCTCAGCATATTGCCGATACAAAAAATTCGAATGAAACAAATACAAGTTATATTAATAGTAAGGAAGCGATAAAAGTATTTGAAACGCGTTTGAAAAATGAAAAGTCTAGCACCATTTATGATCAGCCTGATCATAAAACAAGCAATGCAATTGCCGCATATAATGCATTAGCCCATCAAGAACGTAGAAATGAAATACAAAGTTTAATAGGCATTGATACTTATGCTTAAAGTTTCAACATCCATGTTGAAACCTCTAAAGCGAAATTTAGGTCTTTTTAACATCCACAACTAACTTGAGTTTTTGACCTGGCTGCAAGTATTTATTTTTACTAATTTTATTCCATTTAATGATTTCAGAAATTGAAACATTAAATTTATTGGCTATTCTTGCAAGCGAATCACCGCTTCTTACTTTGTACGTAATTGTTCTATTAACCGTTTTTAATCCACTTTTAGGCGTTTTATTTTTATATACTAATAGCTTTTGCCCTGGTTTTATCATGGCGCTGGTTTTTAATTTATTCCATTTGCTTAGCTGTTGAATTGTAACGCCTTGCGAATGACTGATGTCCCAGAGTGTATCTCCTTTACGTACAATATAAGTGCTTTTTTCTTGAGTTTTCTTAGCTGAGTCTTTAGAGGCGAGTTTCATCTGCCTAGATAAATTTTTATTATCAATTTGACCATTACTTAGAGGCACAAACAAATGTTGCCCTAGTCTGATCATATTTGAATCTAACTTATTTAAAGTTTTTATCGAATCAGTACTGGTACTAAATTTATTAGCGATTACAGATAAACTATCACCTTTTTGAACTTGATATCTTTGCCATCTGATGCGATCTTTTAAGCTTGTTTTAGCTAAATTTTTGGTGAATCCTTCAATTTTGTCTATTGGTAGTAATAAGCTATGAGGTCCATCAGGATCTGTTGCCCAACGATTAAATGCTGGGTTTAAGCGATATAGCTCTGTGATGTTAATGTCAGCCATTTGTGCTGCAAGTGCTAAATCAATTTGTGAACTAATATCAACACTGTCAATGACTTGTGCGTTGACAATTTTTTTCCAAGTAACATTAAATTCTTTTTGATTTTTAAGTAGATCTGCCAAAGCTAATAGTTTTGGCACATAGGCGGTTGTTTCTGCCGGTAAATCTAAAGACCAAAAATCGGTTGGTAAATGCTTTTTACGATTTTTCTTTATTGCTCTCGATACGCGTCCTTCACCTGAGTTATAAGCAGCAATTGCATTTAACCAATCACCTTCTAATGTTTTATGAAGATATGATAAATAATCTAATGCTGCGCGTGTAGATTGCACTATGTCTCTACGGCCGTCATACCACCAGTTTTGTTTTAAATCAAAACGCTCGCCTGTCACTGGCATAAATTGCCAGATACCGGAAGCACTTCTATGAGAGTAGCCAAAAGGATCAAATGCACTTTCTACAATAGGTAGTAAGGCAAGTTCTATAGGCATTTGCCTTTTTTCTACTTCTTCAACTATGTAATATAGATAAGGTGCACCGCGTGTGGAGATACTATCTAAATATTTTTGATGTTTCGCGTAATAATTTCTTTCTGTAACAACTGCACGGTTTTGAGGCACAGGTATTGATAGCTGATAATTAATTCGCTCCCACACGTCATCAAATATCGGAGTAGGCTCAAGTTCAACTTCTGCAGAATTGTCGCCCTGAAGCGCTAATAGCGTTAAAGCATCTACAACATCATTAGGTTGTGCTGTTGCATGTTTGGCAGGCTGTTGTACTTGGATTAACTGACTGTTATCAGTATCTGTGATTTGACAGCCCGCTAGTATAAGCGCTGCAAAACCAATAATATGTGGTTTATTCATTTTATAGTTTTATTAAATTTTATGAAGGATGCAAAATTACACAGATAGTACCTTTTCTATATGTGTGGCTCAAGTATTCATATGGGGACGCAGGGGTTGTGTGTTAGTTTGCTCAGTTAATCAAGTTTTCAAATTAGAAATTATCTTTATATGACCGAATGTTAGCTAAATTTGATTCAAGTTTATTAGCCGATATTTTATATTCATCTGGGATCGAGAAACAATTTTTGTCGTCTAAACTTTTTAAATATGGATTAATTTTCAATTCTTGTTCAATAGTAGAAGGCAGAGTGACAATTTTATTTTCTCTTTTTATCTCAATAAGGTTTTTGTAATCTTTAAGTACTAAGTTTTGGGGGTCTACTTCTTGCGCAAATGCGACATTAGCTAACGTATACTCATGAGTACAGTAGACTTTAGTGTTTTTATTTAACTGTGCAATCTTAGTTAGTGAATCAAACATTTGCTTGGGCGTGCCTTCAAACAGTCTGCCACATCCAGCGCTAAAGAGGGTATCACCACAAAATAATGTATCTTCATTATAATAACAGATATGATCTAAGGTATGCCCTGGTGTTGATAGTATATTAAATGACTCACCTAAAATATTAATCAAATCATCTTGTTTTAATGTGATATCTGAATCTGTAAAAACACTATTTTGTGGGCCGTATATTATAATGTCAGGATAAAGTTGTTTTAATTTTTTTACGCCATCAGTGTGGTCCCAATGATGATGGGTAATTAATATGCCTTTAAGTACAAGATTGTTATCACTGATGTAGTTGAGTACGGGTTCTGATTGACCAGGATCTACAACATACACTGACTTAGAGTCATCTTTAGTAATTGCCCAGATATAATTATCTGAAAATGCATGAATTGGGTATATATTCAACATATAGTATCGATTTGTTATTTAACCTGCTTTAATTATTACAATATATCAGATAAGTTAAAGTCTCATCTAGCGTTAAATTTCTATAAATAATATCGGGAGACACATCATTGAAACCGGCATTAAGTTTTCAAGACGCACCAAAACCACAAAATTGGCAGGACTTCACTCATGGGGATTATTTACAACAAGAAATAGAAAAAAAAATATCTCAGTGGCTACCTAGAGTGTTTGGCTATCATTTTTTGAAATTAGGTGATTTAAGTGGGCAGTTAAATACGCAGGCCTGTTGTATAAAACATCAAATTTGTGTCGCTCCAGAGTGTAATCGTGCGGGAGTCATAGCTGAAGTAGACGAATTACCTTTTATGGCGCATTCTGTTGATGGCTGCTTACTGAGTCACTGTTTAGAATACTACAGCGATCCGCATCATATCTTACGCGAAACACAAAGAGTATTACTCCCTGGTGGTTATATTATTTTAACGGGATTTAATCCATTTAGTTTATGTGGCATGGCGAGGCTTTTGCCATTTAGTCGACAAAAATTACCTTGGAGTGGTCGTTTTTTTACGCCTGCAAGAGTTAAAGATTGGTTGAACTTATTAGGTTTTGAAGTAATAAAAGACGAACGTTTTATATATTCTTCATTAGCGAGAGGTAGTCGTTTATCACGGTTTGGCCCATGGCAAAACTTTTGCAAACAATATTTAAAACCCATGGGAAGTGTTTATATGCTGGTGGCCCGTAAAAGAGTCACTCCTTTAACGCCTATTAAACCTAAATGGCATGCGAGACCACACTTTGCACCGGTAGCTAAAGAGGTGAGTGTGCAAAGAGGCAATATAAAATAAAGGTGACTTAAAAAGGCAGATTGAGATACGCATTCTGCCTTTTTAATATCTATGGATTAACCTTTAATAAATTTGATTAATTGCTTTGCGATATCGGTATTGTTTAGATTGCCAGTAAAGTGTTCAGCGCCTTTACCGTAAGAAAATACTTGTACATCCATGGCTGTATGGCCATTTGTAGTCCAGCCTGTATAAGTTCTAGCATTAATCACTTCTTTTACTGCGATAAATAAGCTTGCTTCATCTAAACTTTTTGCTGTGTTAAGAGATGTTGCTTCGTGATCTGATAATGGTGTACTTGAATATTTATTCCACTCTTGGTTTAGGTTTGAGTTTTTGAAAAGTTTTTTACTGAGTTTTCTTGCGCTCACTTTAAAGTCTTTAACTTTTTGAGCTTCCCATTTATATTTATGATTTGCACCGATAGTTAGTCCACCCGTTGAGTGATCTGCTGTGACTACTAAAATAGTATCTGGGTTGTTATCAACGTACTGTTTAGCAATTTTAATTGAATTAGCAAAATCGTGCATTTCAGCCATCGCACAGGTGATATCATTATTATGACCACACCAATCAATTTGACTGCCTTCAATCATCATGAAAAATCCTTTATCCGATTGATTGTCAACTAATTTTAATGCTTTATCTGTCATTACCTCTAGATGATTTTTAGTTGCATCTATTGCGTAAGGAAGTCCTATTTTATTAAATAATCCAATAGCTGGAATCTGCGTTATATTATTGATATTTTTTAAAGTATCGACATATTGATAGTTATTATCTACAAACTCATTTACTAAGTTTCTATCTTCACGAATAAAGAAATCAGTGCCGCCACCGAACATAAGGTCGACAGGCAATTTTCCATTTATTTTATTATCAATATAATCATTTGCGATTTCGTCGTAATTTCTGCGACTTTCGTTGTGAGCTGTAAAGCTCGCTGGTGTTGCATGATTGATTTGAGAAGTGACTACAAGTGCTGTGAGCATATTTTTCTCTTTTGCTAGCTCAAGCATAGTTTTTACCGGTTTCTTGTCACTATCAACGGCAATTGCACCATTATAACTTTTAATTCCGCTACTTAACGCAGTTGCACTTGCAGCACTATCAGTAACATAGGTATCATCATCAGGATATGTACGAGCAGTGCCTGTTAATATTGTATCAAAAACAGTTTTTTCAATTTCTTGTGTATTGATATCATCACTATAATATCTGTAGGCGGTTGTATAAGCGGGTCCCATACCATCACCTATCATATAAATAATATTCTTAGGGAATTGTTTTTCAGGAGCGTTATCTAACTGAGCACATGCTGTAACAGTCAGTGCTGTAGAAACTATAAGAAGTGATTTTTTCATTTTGATTAATTTGTATTTTTTTGATTCCCATATTCATAACAGAATAATAAGACTATTGGTACTTATTGCGATGAAAGTAGAAAAAGATAATGCGTATATAAAAGGAAGCCATGCACAATTATAATTTAAAAAACATAACTGCGCGCTCAGCTGAGCCTAAAATAGCTGGCGTGGTTAATGATCATAAAGCTGATAATTTAAATATTGTCGCATTACATGGATGGCAGGATAATCTGGCAAGTTTTTATCCATTAATGCATTTATTACCTCAGTATAATTGGTTGGCATTTGATTTTCCTGGGCACGGACATTCTCAATGGAGAAATAACCAAGCACATTATTATTTTGTTGATTATATAGATGATATTTACCAAGTCATTTCAGAAAATTATTTAACTCCTGTACATATAGTAGGCCACTCTATGGGGGCTATGACGGCAACACTATTTGCAGCCTGCTTCCCTGAACTTGTACGTTCGGTTGTTTTAATTGAAGGCATTGGCCTAGTAACAACACCAGATGAAGATGTTGTCAGCCAATTGAGGACTGCAATTCTCAATCGCGGGCAAAGCGCTGACAAAAATGATAAAAAGGCATCTAGAATATATAAAGACTTAAACTCATTAATAAAAGTACGTATGGCTGTGAGTGACTTAGAATATGAACACTGTGCATTATTAATGAAAAGAAACAGTGAAAATACAGAATTAGGAATAAAATTACGAATTGATCCAAAATTAAAACATCATTCTGGTTTTCGATTCAATGAAGCACAAGCAATCATGGCAACTAAACAGGTAAAGGCGGCCACAAAACTGATAGTAGCCGAACAAGGTTATGAACAAATAAAACATTCTATAAAAATATATTCAAAATATTACAGTGAGTTAAGTATTGAGACTGTAAAAGGTGGTCATCATTGTCACATGCAAAACCCACAAAAGGTCGCAAGCATAATCAGAGAGTTTATAAAGTGAAAAATAAAGATTTTCAGCATACATTTGTATCTTTATTTTAAATATGTGATGATACTCTCTTGATTAGAGTATTTACTCAGTTGTTAAATGACCTTAGTTGAATTAAGGTTAAAGTAAGCGCAAACAAAATACCGAGATTTATTAAATTAAACTATTGGTATATAAAAATAAATTATAAAAACGGGAGCAACAAGTGGAAAAAATCTGGCTAAATAGGTACCCAGAAGGCATGCCTGAAGAAATAGATCCAAATCACTATGACTCACTACTTGAGCTATTTGAACGTAGCTTTAAAGAATATGCCAATTTACCTGCATTCTCAAATATGGGTAAAAAATTAACTTATGAAGAAATTGATAATGAAACTAAAAAGTTTGCTTCATATCTACAAAATGAATTAGGTTTACAAAAAGGTGACAAAGTCGCCGTGATGATGCCAAACCTATTACAAACACCAATCGCAATTTTAGGCACATTAAGAGCAGGTTGTGTTGTTGTTAATGTTAATCCTCTTTATACCGTGAGAGAATTGGCACATCAATTAAATGACTCTCAAACACAAACTATTATCTTATTACAAAATTTTGCCAATACCCTAGAGCAAGCTTTACCTCAAACTGAGATAAAAAATATTGTACTGACTCAAGTTGGTGATATGTGTGGTGGTGTTAAAAAGCATCTTGTCAACTTTGTAGTTAAACACGTTAAAAAGATGGTTAAGCCGTTTAATTTGCCTAATACAATTAATTTTACTGATGTATTATCTCAGGGCGATGTAAATAACTATAAAAGACCGCATTTAGTTCATGATGACTATGCATTTTTACAATATACAGGCGGTACTACAGGTGTTTCTAAAGGCGCGATATTAACACACGGCAATATGGTTGCTAATTTAGAACAAGTATCAGGTTGTTTGGATAAAATTTTAGTTAAAGGTAAAGAGGTAGTGGTTACTGCTTTACCGCTTTATCATATTTTTGCTTTGACAGCTAACTGCCTTACTTTTATGAAATATGGCGGTTTAAATTTATTAATCACTAACCCTAGAGATATGAAAGCTTTTGTAAAAGACTTATCAAACAATAAATTTACTGCCATTACAGGTGTAAATACATTGTTTAATGGTTTACTTAATACGCCTGGCTTTAGCGATTTAGATTTTAGCACTTTAAAATTCTCTCTTGGTGGCGGTATGGCTGTACAAAGACCTGTTGCAGAGCGTTGGGAGAAAGTAACAAACAGTAAATTAATGGAAGGTTATGGTTTAACAGAATGTGCGCCATTAGTGACTATTAGTCCGTACGATTTAGAAAGCTATAACGGTTCTATCGGTTTACCTGCACCAAGCACGCTATTGCGAATTGTTGGAGATGATGGTAAAGATATGCCTGTTGGCGAATCTGGTGAGTTGTGGGTTAAAGGCCCTCAAGTTATGAAAGGTTACTTTAATAGAGATGATGAAACAGCTAAGTGCATGACTGATGGTTGGTTTGCGACGGGTGATGTAGCAAAATGTGATGAAGAAGGTTTCTTTTTCATCGTAGATCGTAAAAAAGATATGATTATCGTTTCAGGTTTTAATGTTTACCCGAATGAAATTGAAGAAGTGGTCGCAATGCATGAGGGTATTCTGGAAGTTGCCGCTGTGGGTGTACCACATGAAGTAAGTGGTGAACAGGTCAAAA encodes:
- the hisG gene encoding ATP phosphoribosyltransferase, with translation MTDTTRLRIAIQKSGRLSTDCQNLFKQLGIKLNLREQKLIAHSTNMPIDILRVRHNDIPGLVMDGVCDLGIVGENELVEMQAEREQQSLPFQTKKLAQLDFGYCRLALAWPQELGEVDTNWFQNKKIATTYPAILSQYLKRENINASLVNLSGSVEVAPRAGLADAICDLVSTGATLEANGLRQGETIMESYACLIQNPALDCPKKTALIEKLLPRLKAVKQAKESKYIMLHAPKTRLKEICDLLPGTGQPTMLSLAGSDELVALHMVSQETLFWETMESLKALGASSILVMPIEKMME
- a CDS encoding ATP-dependent DNA helicase — protein: MLKKLSKVSSFFAKDGPLSSKVDGYKPRDAQIEMACAIESTLKDKSQLVIEAGTGIGKTFAYLVPALMHENPQSITKIIISTGTKALQEQLYHRDLPNVLSALKVGKKTALLKGRANYLCPMRLNQHISHVPTDDLDVLHQLAMVAKFASDTQSGDMADCIGIEEGAKVLPYVTSTSDNCLGQTCPDYEDCYIKKARMKAMEADVIVVNHHLFFADMSVKDSGFAELMPQADGYIFDEAHQLSEIASNYFGQSVSTRALLALIKDLRLIYRSELFDMIQLGKAIDKLESSLKDFRLEFPIGSGRGDWCQILKHSGVKFAAERIINDITFLYQVIKLALERSTKIEHCFERCIAFKALLELMFDTSDKGLSYWFETTRMHVSINITPLDVAEKFNALMNKLDSSWIFTSATLSVDESLSHFNASLGLQPKQSLIVQSPFDYQKQALLCLPRYLPEVNSQDMAHALVKVSKQLIEAAKGRCFILFTSYRMMELVAQGIASTVPYPILVQGQTSKRILLEKFVHHGNSVLLGTASFWEGVDVRGSTLSCVIIDKLPFIAPDDPLLQAKMKACKLVGQDPFAKIQIPQAVITLKQGVGRLIRDHTDKGVLVICDNRLVTKHYGETFLASLPKMTRTRDLNKAAEFLAQIPN
- the hisD gene encoding histidinol dehydrogenase is translated as MFKWNEETSTSQESILQRPAIAISTDIKSTTQAILDQVKQQGDEALIKLAQKFDNVSELDLLVSADDIEQSESLISIELKQAIESAYKNILAFHTIQQPKDVMLETIPGVLCELKYQAIESVGIYVPGGSAPLPSSVLMQGVLAQLSGAKTVVLATPVKNEDKLNPAILYAAKLCGIKTILKSGGAGAIAAMAFGTRSIPKVNKIFGPGNAFVTMAKQLVSQQVPGLAIDMPAGPSEVLVIADQRANPDFIAADLLSQAEHGADSQVILVSNCEQIIEQTKVALSQQIKILSRAETALAALENSAFILVNSIEQAFEVSANYGPEHLILQLGSCEPYLPLVKNVGSVFVGDYSPESAGDYASGTNHVLPTYGYSKVCSSLNLLDFYRTYTVQTLTKQGLTDLSKAILPIAQAEGLDAHAKAVSIRLEQGEG
- a CDS encoding LysM peptidoglycan-binding domain-containing protein — translated: MNKPHIIGFAALILAGCQITDTDNSQLIQVQQPAKHATAQPNDVVDALTLLALQGDNSAEVELEPTPIFDDVWERINYQLSIPVPQNRAVVTERNYYAKHQKYLDSISTRGAPYLYYIVEEVEKRQMPIELALLPIVESAFDPFGYSHRSASGIWQFMPVTGERFDLKQNWWYDGRRDIVQSTRAALDYLSYLHKTLEGDWLNAIAAYNSGEGRVSRAIKKNRKKHLPTDFWSLDLPAETTAYVPKLLALADLLKNQKEFNVTWKKIVNAQVIDSVDISSQIDLALAAQMADINITELYRLNPAFNRWATDPDGPHSLLLPIDKIEGFTKNLAKTSLKDRIRWQRYQVQKGDSLSVIANKFSTSTDSIKTLNKLDSNMIRLGQHLFVPLSNGQIDNKNLSRQMKLASKDSAKKTQEKSTYIVRKGDTLWDISHSQGVTIQQLSKWNKLKTSAMIKPGQKLLVYKNKTPKSGLKTVNRTITYKVRSGDSLARIANKFNVSISEIIKWNKISKNKYLQPGQKLKLVVDVKKT
- the tsaB gene encoding tRNA (adenosine(37)-N6)-threonylcarbamoyltransferase complex dimerization subunit type 1 TsaB, which encodes MSLKILALDAATESLSAAISADSNNVSVSHFEVCPQEHSQKILPLVESLLTEDNIKLKDLDVIAFGRGPGSFTGVRISVAITQGLAFSANIPVIGISTLQTMAQQAIDEMGAKNVYAAIDARMSEVYFAHYRTDEDGIATLIDKEIVIKPELLTLDSEEAVAVGTGFETYSSLHQADNIKFLTDIILPNAKYMLKIATQLHGKGECVSASQAQPMYVRDTVTWQKLPGKE
- the gloB gene encoding hydroxyacylglutathione hydrolase, with protein sequence MLNIYPIHAFSDNYIWAITKDDSKSVYVVDPGQSEPVLNYISDNNLVLKGILITHHHWDHTDGVKKLKQLYPDIIIYGPQNSVFTDSDITLKQDDLINILGESFNILSTPGHTLDHICYYNEDTLFCGDTLFSAGCGRLFEGTPKQMFDSLTKIAQLNKNTKVYCTHEYTLANVAFAQEVDPQNLVLKDYKNLIEIKRENKIVTLPSTIEQELKINPYLKSLDDKNCFSIPDEYKISANKLESNLANIRSYKDNF